A region of the Sander vitreus isolate 19-12246 chromosome 1, sanVit1, whole genome shotgun sequence genome:
GGACCGCCTGTTCTCCGTGCTCAAGCAGGAGGAGGTCATCCAGATCCTCAACGCACTGGACTGGACCCTGCAGGACTACATACGGGGATACGTGCTCCAGGTTAGcagtgggggaggggggagagactattttattgtgtgtgtgtgtgtgtgtgtgtgtgtgtgtgtgtgtgtggtgtgtgtgtgtgtgtgggagggggtgtgtgtgtgtgtgggtgtggatgTGTCAGTCTCAGGTCTGTGTGTTGAGTACAGAGCAGGAGTCAGAATCTAACCTAGCTTAATATAAAGGAAACAGCTTGCCTGGTTCTGTTCAAAGTTTAAAAATACAGCTGCAAACACCTCTAAAGTTATGTGCTGGTACTATTTTTTTGGCAAATAAAACACGTGGGTGCAAAGACTGTGCACAGCATCCTGAAGCCTTGTTGTCACAGTGAGGTTGTCAGGTTTGGGACCATTGGGCCTGTACAGAGACCAAAAGATGCtgcaaatttgaacattcactagccatttggcttgtggacaaaaaaaataattttaaactgAGGTTGGTAGGCCTGTTTTTGAACTTTGGACTAGAGCCCTGCGTGGGACTGTTTTCTCAATCCTGCTCCCGGCTGTTCCCAGTTCTGACCATTACCGCCTgctcccactgtgtgtgtgtgtgtgtgtgtgtgtctgtctgctacTGCCCGCACCACAAACATTAGATTGATTTATCAATAGATTGACCATTGATTTTATGTCTGCTCCTGTCCCGCAGGAAAAACTGTGTAATATTGATAAAGATATACATACCTATCGGTAATAAGTAGCGAAACTACGTTCTAGTGCATAATTCCATTTGTACTAGTGCAATAATTACAGTTATTCTAGTGCAATAAGGGCAACATGACattgcattcatttatttattacactTATCATTTTTGAACATGTGTTGATGGCTGGGGTTTGTTTAGTTGGGGCACTGTAACAGATTTTATGTTAGTCCCGTTGATTGGATCCCTCAGGTTGCCGTAAGAAAATGGGGCGGGCCGAGGGCCCgggaaggaggagagaaagaaagagaggaagtagAGGAGGGTTAATGAAGCGTTTGGCTGGTGTTCAACAATGCAACGTGTACGTTCATTGTTTCCTTATAAAACCTAGCTAGGCGAACCTATGAACAGCCGGTTACAGCACTGATCAGGAGCAGCGCTCTTAAATCCCAGGACCCGCTGTCTATTCTCGGACCGCCCACTCCTTTCCCCGCAGTAATGTCAACACATCCCACAAATCCCGATTTGTGTTCCCGATGCAGTCCTCTACTTTGGACAGTTAGGCTAGCTCTGGCTTGGTTTCCCCCtgcctccagtctttatgctaagctacttTGACACATTCTGACCCCAGCTCTGCGCTTAACACACTGACATGAGATTGATATAAAATCTCCTTATCTAAATCTCTAAAGACATGTAAACTATTTCCAAATGAATGAAaagctattcctttaaatatgaaaacaattCCAACGTAGCATGTGGTGTAATTCATCTCAGGGTGGAGAAGCCTCTAAAAACAGCCTGGAGGCCAACATGCGACCCTAAAACTCTATGATCGAGCGGGAGTATAtgaagggagagacagagggaattTCTGAGGAAAccgagggaggaggaggagggagaagaggagtCAGTAAAGCagggctgaagacaggaaagagtAGGGATGTGATGTAGCGACCAATGCCATGAACTCTCTTGGTACCCTGCCTATGCAGCCGGCTTGATGCCATGGTAGCACCAGCTCGGGGAGGTCTCCGGACTGTGCCGGgtacatttgtaaatattaTGTCTTCTGCTTCAGATTTCCTCTCAAGCTGGAGCCAAGCCGGCCGAGGCCTGGGCTGCAGGCACCGCGTCAGTGTGAGCTCTCACTTCGATTAGTACATCATCAAGTATTCAAGTTGGGCTGCGTTTAATTCATGTTAACTCATCTAATGGCCAACGTAGAGTCAGAATCCTCGACAGGCACCCAATGAATGCTCTGTGATGAAAAATTAATCACGGTTACGGCACGAAGCCGCTCCTCACTTTCAAAGACACCCAAACTCACATGTGATTACTGCTGGGCTCAGGGAGAGAGGACCTGCTTGATCAATGTGAGCCGCCCTCTGATCAGTgtacgtgtgtacgtgtgtacgtgtgtgtgtgtgtgtgtgtgtgtgtgtgtgtgtgtgtgcacgcgtgagtatttatttttgaatgcCTTTGGGAGTGTGTATATGTACGTGACTGCTAGTATGCTTGTATACATTTTCTCAccagggtctgtgtgtgtgtgtgtgtgtgtgtgtgtttgtgtgttctctgtCTGCTTCTGCTGATGCAGAGTGAGTACATCCACATGATTTAAATGAAGAGAAATGACCTGCAAGATGAAACACTGTGCGTCTGTGTAATGAGGCTTCTTAGGGTTCTGCAGTGCCTGCTTGTATTAACACTCCATCTGATTCCTTTATTTAGCTGCCCTGCCAGTCTGCTTTATAGGGTGTGTCATCTAAACCACTCTGTGAATACATATGAGCAACCCAACAGACACTTATAGTGCTAATGATGAAAttgttctctctcctttctcttttttcacgTTCCCTCTCCTTCTCAATCAATTTCATACCCCTGCCCTCTCCCCTCACCTGTACCGTGTTGCTTACTTCCTGCTCTGTctgcaggatgtagcagggaaGGTGCTGGACCGGTGGGCCATCATGACGTTCGAGGAGGAGATTGCCACACTGCAGCAGTTCCTGCGTTTTGGTGAGACCAAGTCCATAGTGGAGCTGATGGCTCTGCAGGACAAGGAGGGCCAGGCAGTGTTGGTTCCCAGCACCCGCACCAACTCAGACATCCGCACTTTCATTGAGCGCAACACCCCACGCACTGCTGCCAACCTCTCCACATCCAAAGTCGATAAGCTGAGCACCAACAGCATGCACCACTTTGAGAACTTTGTCAACAGCATGGCCTTTATGCTGCCCTTCCAACTGTTAGGCTCTGTTCCTGCTCCGTTTCTGGGCTCACCAACAGGGGCACCGCCGCACCAGCACcaccagcagcaccagcagcaccagcagccATTCCGCGGATCAATGGAGCAACAGACTCAGAGACGAGATGATCAAGGTCGGGATAGTCTAGGAAGGGACaatcctctccctctttcccacCCTCCAGAGAGCAGCCTGCTAGGTTCCAGCTCTGTCTCATTCACTGCTGATCTAGACCAAAGCGGAGACAAGCCGATGGACAGCCTCTCCACCACCACAAAGATCGAGGCAGAGGACTTCTCCACTAGTGACAACTACTCGGATGGGCCATCCACGCCGTGCACACCCTCCATGAGCTCTGACGTAACCCAGATGTCACCCGAGGGCAAGCTGCGCTCTTTGGACAGGAATGGGTGCGGCGGTGGAGGGGTCtcaggaggaggtgggggaggatGCTCTTTGAAGAAAGGTCGGGTATTTTGCAACGCCTGTGAGAAGACATTCTACGACAAAGGCACTCTGAAAATCCACTACAATGCAGTGCACCTGAAGATTAAGCACAAGTGTACCATCGAGGGCTGCAACATGGTGTTCAGCTCGCTGCGCAGTCGCAATCGCCATAGTGCCAACCCCAACCCGCGGCTACACATGCCAATGAACCGCAACAACCGGGACAAAGACCTGCGGGGCAGCTTGTCTGGTGATGAGAGCTCTCAAGGAGAGAAGAGGTCTGAATATGGAACCCCCATCCCTGTCTGCTCTGCAGAAAGCCATAAGTCAGTGCCCAGCTACATGGTGAGCCATGTCGACACTGGCTCGAAACTCCACAGCAGCTCGTTCCCCAGCATGGGCCAGAGTGGCATCCTCTTCCCTAACTTAAAAACAGTACAGCCAGTCCTGCCTTTCTACCGCAGCCTGGTAACTCCGGCAGAGCTTGCCAACACCCCAGGTACACTACCCTCCCTACCTCTGTTATCCTCCTCCGTACCTGTCAAACCCATCACAGCACCTGATCCCTGCATGACAGACCCCATACCAAAGAAAAAGTCTAGGAAGTCAAGCATGCCAATAAAGATAGAGAAGGAAGTCATAGAGCGGGACAAGGAGATGGACAAGGGAAGCAGCTCTGAGGACGAGGCTCTTTTACAGGACAGGAACAAGGAAGAGTGTGATGGACGCCGAGCAGAAGGGCACATGTGCGCAAGACAAGCTAGGGAGGAGAGGGATGCGAGAGGAGCTTTCATTGGGGAAGAGAAGCAAAGGGAGGGCGCCAAGCATCTGTTGGACCAATCCTTAGATACAGAAATGACAGCGAGGGAGGACAAAGATGATGAGCAAAGGCAAGCTGAAACAGGGTTCATCACCTCTGCACCCTCCCCCTTCCAAGACAGACTGATGGAGAATCACTGTGACAACAACTTACTCTGTCAGGAACCAAATGGCAATGAAGAAAGGGAGGACAGGGAGCATGCAAACTCGCAGCATGCAGCTGACAAGAGTTCAGAGCTCAAATGGGATGAGGGTGAGCACAGGCTGACTAACGGGGGTGCTCTCCAGCTCATAGATCGCCAGAGAGAGGGATTGAGATTGGACAGCTGTGTAGACGACTATGGTGACTCAGGTTTGTCTCACCTCGACCCCAACGCTGACCTGCCACACCACTGTGAGATCTGCAGTAAGACCTTTAAGAACCCCTACAGCGTTAAGATGCACTACCAAAACGTCCACCTGAAGGAGATGCACCTGTGCACAGTGGACGGCTGCAATGCTGCCTTCCCCTCTCGCAGGAGCCGAGACAGGTGAGAGGCAGCCATATTTTCTTATTGTTCCAGCGTTTGTTATTAGGATTGCTGACAGATGTAAGCCTGTACATTTAGCTGTTTCCGAAGAGTTCATATCCCAACTCCTAGGCGTGGCTGTTTAGCTTATTCAGGACATATACagttggtatatatatatatatatatatacacacacagcttcatcaTGGTTCCACTTAGCAGAAATCCTGTATCTCAGCAATATAGCATCAGATCAGGGGATCTCAATCATGTGCTACtgaaatagggctgggtatcaccaATAATTTCCCTATTTGATTCTGTTTCACAAGGTCCCAATTCGAATACATTTCTGATACCAGGcaaatttcagttacaataccaatttttcTTGGATATAAAGGATATTCTCAGAGAACctatgctgtaaattgtacaagcaagaagcaaccctcaaatattttttagaatgcaccaggttaatgtttatTAATTCACCACATCCATGGTAAAAAGTCATATATTAAAAGATTTGGGggattttattaatcaatactcaaacaaagattttaaatggagaatcgattattttaacccagccctataTTGAAACATGCAAACACTTGGGCCCTTATCATCATCACCAAATCACACTTTCTGCATTCATGTAGCTGCAACTATCTGCGTGGTGGACATTTTGTCACCTGTCCACACAGGAGCTGCACAGACTCTGTGCAGATGTCTGCATGCTACCAAATGTATTAAGACTGTACACATGGACAGTTGTCCTCACTTGTGTGAACATGTGCGCATATGCAGACAGTAAATGTAGTATGAACAGAACTTAATATACTGTAGCACATACTACATATTGATTTACATTTAAAGGGAAGTCCATATTAGATGACTGGATCTGACACTTCTGACTGTGTTCTTTTCTTTACACTTCATCTGTTAACAATAAATAATGTGgcaaaaatagcaacaaaaaaaactgctgaCTCTATAATCATTAGGATGACTTATAGGAGACATTCTTGCTTTCGTCTATTGCTTTGGCAATTGCTTCAGTCATTTCAGCATGGCAATAAGAACGTATATGTTATGTGGTTTTAAGTTATATTGGATGAAAGACGTTCACCATGAGGTGTAATACatttattgtatgtttttttaatctacaGACACAGTGCAAATTTGAACCTACACAACAAACTGCTGACCAAAGACTCATTCAGCCCAGCCAACACCCTATACTTGCCCTCATCCCACTGTAGAGACAGAGACTCTGTTGGCCGGGACTACTACCAAGACCAGCGGGACAGAGATCTGCCCCATCGAGACCCAACTAGCCAAACCTCTGTCCTCTTCCGAGGACACAATCGCATGGGCCTGGTCTTCCCAATGAGCAAAATGTCTACTGCACCAACCAGTGCTGAGACATCTCCCTTAGGAGAAATGGAGGGATTAGGAGTAGGAGAAGGGGGTGGAAATGGGGACGATGGGGCAGTCTTGGACCTGAGCACTTCCTCCTCTGCCCCACCTCGTGGCAGCGGCAGTGCTCAATCTTCCTGGGACTCAGATGGTGCCGGTAGTGAGGAAGGGGAAGGGAttgaagaggatgaggaggcgCTCCCCATGGAGGACAGTGATGAAAGCTGCGATGGGATCGGCATGGGGAGGCCTGGGGGCGAGGAGTTGGCACTCGGGGAAGAGAGGACCCTGGGCTGCATTGGGGGAGGACAAGGCGGGCTTCAGGGAGGCGGGGGTGGATCTCCCATAACCTGCCACGTCTGCCAAAAGGTCTACAGCAACAAGGGCACATTCAGAGCCCATTACAAGACTGTCCATCTGCGACTGCTTCACAAGTGTAAAGTCCCTGGCTGTGAAACATCCTTCTCCTCTGTGCGAAGCAGAAACAGGCACAGCCAGAACCCGAACCTTCACAGGAACCTAGCCGTTAGCTCAGGTGCCACGATAGACCAGGAGTAGTGATTTGAGCTCATATGGCAACATGACTGATTTCCTTGGTTCtaattgtctttttgttgttgttgttgttgttgttgttgttgttgttgttgtagttgttgtttttgggCACCTAAAGAAGGCTCACCAATTAGCACTTTTTAAATTCCATACCGTAGTCCAATTCTTTTGTCATATTTTGgggaaaaggagaggaaaaaaataaagtacaataaGGAGTTCATTTGTTGTGGCAAATGCAACTTCCTTTTGTAACAAATGGCTTCACAAACATCTGTGTTTACACATCAACGTATAAAGAATAACCGAAACATACACTAAATTCATTTACAACATTGAGCAATGCAACCGTCCAGTCTTAATCCTTTGTTGTAACGCAGTACTGATTTTTGGTTTGCATTGGTTTGCCTTACAGCCCAGTTAAAAAAGATTAATTTGTATGAACTGAATTTATCCATGTGTTGTCCAAAGTGAGTTAATCAATGAAACTGTATCATGCAAGTTATTTCTTTCTGGTGTTTTTGTTGTCAGATATCCATATCTTCCCTGTGAAGCTGTGCATAATGTATTGATCAAAAGCAGTAGTGAAGTAACCTCTACATgtgtcatttcattcatttggaCAATAGTTTTCAAAAATAGTCTTTGTTGAAAAGCTATAGTGTTGTGAGCTTGACCAATAAGTTATTGTGTGGTATTATATATGATCTGTCTTTACTGTTTAGGTTGTTGCATACTTCTAATGTTGACCAAAGATTTCTTCAGCCCACAGGTGTGTATAGAAACCCCTTCATTATGTGTGAAGGGTTTGCAGTATTAAAAGGGCCCGCCCAGTCTTCTCTCATCTACTTTGTGATTAACAGCAGTATTCAGGGGTGGGCTCTGTTGTAAGATAAAATAGAAttcaccaaaacaaaacaaaaaaaaaacagcttttgaCTGATCAGGGTGAATAGAATATCTTGATTTTGGTGgaatttttgtaaacaaaatctGCTCATGGGACTAGACTTGATTAAAGTATTGCTCTTGTATTGTTTGTGTGGTTGCTTGCAGTATCCTGACTGACTGGACAAACAGCAGGAAGATATGCTGTGTCTGGAGGCTAGAAGCATGTACTGTGAATAAGTCAAACActgagaaataataaaaaagaaaaaatgcaatTTATAATAATGGCCCCACACGTGAGCACACCCTAAAATAGAACTGGTAAACAATATGTTTATTGAACTGTATATTCTGTGAATAGAGTAATTTGTTATCTGAAAGAAAccaaaaaatatactgtataaaataatGTCACCACTaacattacatgtttttttttttcttttctttttttgtgaatgaacaAGAACATTGTGTTGTACATTATGATTATTTCACCATGGTCTATTGTTCTGGTTTTGCTCTACAATCTGCATATTGTTTTCATTCTGTATTTAAATGGAATGGGCCAGATTTAAGATccactttgtttgttgtttggatttgttaaaaaaaaggagcaaaatCGACATATGTTGACAGGTGTTCATGTTTCCTTTGATTTAATGTTACAATATTCATTCcaattaaataaaaagccaTATGTTTGCAAGCCTCATTCCATTCAATTTTATATCCATTATTAGTTGTTAGTATCATTGTGAATGAAATATATTTCTCTGTATAATATTTGCACATTTCAGGAGTGCAGGAGAGCACCTATAAGCCAAAATGAGCAAACATCATATTGGCATATATATGTTTGAAACATGTTTAAGTACACCAATGCAAAAAGACAGAATTGTCGCCTTGCTCATCTCCGCATCAGTATCATCCGATCCAGGCTGACTCCCTCGAGTCCTTGTAAAACTCAGTGTTAGGCGGAGCAACACTGATGAGCCtctaacagacacacatagcGATTGACTCCTGGGAGGATAACATACAGTCATTCAAAATAGACTTTTTGATttttcacccaaattacaaacaaacacagtttcTCACTTCACCTCGTGCAgtattacttgttttttttttattgttcagaCTGCCAGCATAAATCCATTATTTGGCATATCCAGATTGTATCCAGATTGATTTTCAGAAGTCtggacagcaaaaaaaaaaaaggagctggTTTGAAATGCTATTCCAATCGGATTTCTACAGATGTGTCTCAGTATGGATGCTCTGGCCACACATCCCCCGGGAACGCCGACACAGCCGACAGTGCTGACACTGCCACCTTTGCCAGGCAACAGCCACGACATAGTGTCAACGGCTGCATTGATGAATTCGCTGTTTATCGGACCACAAATGAGATAAGAATTAGATAGCTAGCACACCCATGCGATCCCTCCGCCTCCCTTTACCACAGCTTGCAGACTACTTCTTTGGAAGAATGCGTACGGCAGCTCCGGAGAAGTAATCTCCTGGCAGGGGGAAGTGAGCTGCTGGGCTCATTTTGTGTAGCCAGTGTAGCAGCAAGtatggtggaattagcaagctagctagctaattagtAGGTTGCTTCCTAGTTAGCTAGCGTTAATTCCACCATGCTTTTATGCTACACTGATTAacgttacagaaaatgagctgaacaaagttgtcactcatctgtGATGTGAGTGTGTGGATAAAGAATTAAGTTGTTCAATTTTACTCATTCAGcagctggctagttagctaggtCATGCTTCCATGTTGGAAAGCCACATCACCAGCGTAGCTAGATGGTTACTGACGCCAACATCGTTACCACAGCAATCCATGCATAGATTGGTGATGTCTTGACACACAAATCTGATCAGATCACTTGCAAATAATGtgtaattataaataatatataatataaataagtgCGGACAGTGTGTCAAATAAATCTAATTTGAGAAACAAATTGGATTTGCCTGCAGTGTGGTAGTCTCAGACTCCTGCCATGAGGGTAAACGGAATTGAATTTATGTTTCTCGCAACACTGCGTAATGTCACAAGGATTTAGTAAGGCCCTATGCAGAATGTTGTTTTGGGGACCCTATTTTGTGAAACTGTGGTAGGGAGATTCCAAACCATCTAAGGTAGTGGTATGCCGTT
Encoded here:
- the bnc1 gene encoding zinc finger protein basonuclin-1 isoform X2, with product MDIQAICCTLVNCNCDSFKSGKLKRRQCENCKHGWVAHALSKLKVHHMYQSSQVEIVHSNVVFDICSLMLYGTQAIPIRLKILLDRLFSVLKQEEVIQILNALDWTLQDYIRGYVLQDVAGKVLDRWAIMTFEEEIATLQQFLRFGETKSIVELMALQDKEGQAVLVPSTRTNSDIRTFIERNTPRTAANLSTSKVDKLSTNSMHHFENFVNSMAFMLPFQLLGSVPAPFLGSPTGAPPHQHHQQHQQHQQPFRGSMEQQTQRRDDQGRDSLGRDNPLPLSHPPESSLLGSSSVSFTADLDQSGDKPMDSLSTTTKIEAEDFSTSDNYSDGPSTPCTPSMSSDVTQMSPEGKLRSLDRNGCGGGGVSGGGGGGCSLKKGRVFCNACEKTFYDKGTLKIHYNAVHLKIKHKCTIEGCNMVFSSLRSRNRHSANPNPRLHMPMNRNNRDKDLRGSLSGDESSQGEKRSEYGTPIPVCSAESHKSVPSYMVSHVDTGSKLHSSSFPSMGQSGILFPNLKTVQPVLPFYRSLVTPAELANTPGTLPSLPLLSSSVPVKPITAPDPCMTDPIPKKKSRKSSMPIKIEKEVIERDKEMDKGSSSEDEALLQDRNKEECDGRRAEGHMCARQAREERDARGAFIGEEKQREGAKHLLDQSLDTEMTAREDKDDEQRQAETGFITSAPSPFQDRLMENHCDNNLLCQEPNGNEEREDREHANSQHAADKSSELKWDEGEHRLTNGGALQLIDRQREGLRLDSCVDDYGDSGLSHLDPNADLPHHCEICSKTFKNPYSVKMHYQNVHLKEMHLCTVDGCNAAFPSRRSRDRHSANLNLHNKLLTKDSFSPANTLYLPSSHCRDRDSVGRDYYQDQRDRDLPHRDPTSQTSVLFRGHNRMGLVFPMSKMSTAPTSAETSPLGEMEGLGVGEGGGNGDDGAVLDLSTSSSAPPRGSGSAQSSWDSDGAGSEEGEGIEEDEEALPMEDSDESCDGIGMGRPGGEELALGEERTLGCIGGGQGGLQGGGGGSPITCHVCQKVYSNKGTFRAHYKTVHLRLLHKCKVPGCETSFSSVRSRNRHSQNPNLHRNLAVSSGATIDQE
- the bnc1 gene encoding zinc finger protein basonuclin-1 isoform X1, with protein sequence MTMAEAICCTLVNCNCDSFKSGKLKRRQCENCKHGWVAHALSKLKVHHMYQSSQVEIVHSNVVFDICSLMLYGTQAIPIRLKILLDRLFSVLKQEEVIQILNALDWTLQDYIRGYVLQDVAGKVLDRWAIMTFEEEIATLQQFLRFGETKSIVELMALQDKEGQAVLVPSTRTNSDIRTFIERNTPRTAANLSTSKVDKLSTNSMHHFENFVNSMAFMLPFQLLGSVPAPFLGSPTGAPPHQHHQQHQQHQQPFRGSMEQQTQRRDDQGRDSLGRDNPLPLSHPPESSLLGSSSVSFTADLDQSGDKPMDSLSTTTKIEAEDFSTSDNYSDGPSTPCTPSMSSDVTQMSPEGKLRSLDRNGCGGGGVSGGGGGGCSLKKGRVFCNACEKTFYDKGTLKIHYNAVHLKIKHKCTIEGCNMVFSSLRSRNRHSANPNPRLHMPMNRNNRDKDLRGSLSGDESSQGEKRSEYGTPIPVCSAESHKSVPSYMVSHVDTGSKLHSSSFPSMGQSGILFPNLKTVQPVLPFYRSLVTPAELANTPGTLPSLPLLSSSVPVKPITAPDPCMTDPIPKKKSRKSSMPIKIEKEVIERDKEMDKGSSSEDEALLQDRNKEECDGRRAEGHMCARQAREERDARGAFIGEEKQREGAKHLLDQSLDTEMTAREDKDDEQRQAETGFITSAPSPFQDRLMENHCDNNLLCQEPNGNEEREDREHANSQHAADKSSELKWDEGEHRLTNGGALQLIDRQREGLRLDSCVDDYGDSGLSHLDPNADLPHHCEICSKTFKNPYSVKMHYQNVHLKEMHLCTVDGCNAAFPSRRSRDRHSANLNLHNKLLTKDSFSPANTLYLPSSHCRDRDSVGRDYYQDQRDRDLPHRDPTSQTSVLFRGHNRMGLVFPMSKMSTAPTSAETSPLGEMEGLGVGEGGGNGDDGAVLDLSTSSSAPPRGSGSAQSSWDSDGAGSEEGEGIEEDEEALPMEDSDESCDGIGMGRPGGEELALGEERTLGCIGGGQGGLQGGGGGSPITCHVCQKVYSNKGTFRAHYKTVHLRLLHKCKVPGCETSFSSVRSRNRHSQNPNLHRNLAVSSGATIDQE